From the genome of Aliarcobacter lanthieri:
ACCTATCATTTCTCCATTATGATTTGTTACCCCAACTCTTTTTATATTTTTTTTAACCAAAATAGTTAAAGCTTCAAATAAATAATCGTCATTTCGAATAGTTAGAAGTGGGAAAATAGCTATATCTTTTACAGGAATTGATAAATCTCTCCCTTTTAGTAGAACTTTTACCTTTAAAAGTGAGTCTGTGATGATACCATACTCTCCATCTTTTTTTTGAACTATGATAGTTGAAGTTTTAAATTGCATTGATTTATCAATTGCATCTATTAGTTTTGTATCTTCATCAACAATACAAGCTTCATGTATTAAAGTATCTTCAACTTTTGCAATCATAAAAGAGGATAGTTGAGAAGTGTACTCTTTATCTTTTAAAGTTTGAATCTTATTTACTAAATCTTTTAAGAAAAAATCTTTAAATTCTTGATTTTGTTCTATTAATTTTAAAAATGCTTTTTTATCAATTTCATAACAAATCAATTCTTCATTTACTTTAAAACTATTTTCACACTTACCATAAATAAGTGAATTTGAATCAAAAGTATCTTCACTTTGATAATCCATAACTATTACTTTATCATTATTATATTCAAATACTGACCCTTTGATTATTATAAAAAAATGTTCTGGAATTTTTTCTGGACTAATTAGAATTGTATCTTTTGGATAATAAGCAATATCCATGTGTTGTACACACATTGCCATTTGGCTTGGTGTTAAAACTTCAAATGGATGTATTTTTGATAAAAAACTCTCTTGATCTTGAATACTCATATTTACTCCTTGTGTATTGTTTCTTCAAGTCTAATAAACGAACAAACTAATCAACATCTTTGTGTATTTTTGAAGTTAGATTTGATATAGTTATTGTAACAATAAAATTTAAAATAGCACCTATAACTCCTATTCCTTCAACTCTTAAATTTATATGTTGTGAATTATTGAAATATAAAAAATAAATAGCATAAATTAATGTAAATATTAATGCAGTTAATATCCCAATAATGGCACCTTGAGTATTTGTTTTTTCATAAAATATTGCTAAAACTAAAGTAGGAAATAAAGTAGCTGTACATAATGTGAATGCTATAGCCACAGTTTGCAAAATTGTAAAATTTGGAATATGAAATAAAGTTGCTAAAACGATGATTACAACTATAAATAGTTTAGATAATAATACTTTATTTATACTATTTTTTTTAAAGCTTTGCTCAAATAACTCATAAGAAAGAGTTGTTTTTATAATTAAAATAAGTCCAGTTATAGTCGATAGTGTTGCTGCTAAAGCACCTGCTAAAAATAAAGCTATAACCCAATTTGGAAGGTTTGCTATTTCAGGATTTAAAAGAGCTAATGCATCTGGATTTATATTTAATTCTCCAAAATTATTTTCACCATTTTGTAAATCAATATTTCCATTTTTATTTGAATCATTAAATTTTACTAAACCAATATTTTCCCATATTTTCAACCATTTCCCACTATTTAGTGTATCATGAGTTGTTTTTACTTCATCATTTATGAATGCTTCGTATTCTATATTAGTTGTATTTTTTACAATATTCAAAGTCGAAATAGCAAAAATAGAAAATATTGAAGTATAAATAATAGATATAAATACTAATGCCCATAATGCTGATTTTCTAGCATCTTTTACTGAAGGATTTGAAAAAAACTTTATAACAATATGTGGTAAACAAGCAACTCCAAACATTAAAGATATAGCTATTAATATTGTATTTATTAAATCCAAATCTGATGATGGTTTAAATCCTAAATCATTTAATGTCCTATCAAAAGCTTGCATTAAATATAACTCTTCTCCGAAAGAAGTTTTTGAAAAAATTGCTAATTGAGGTAAAAATGTAGTTGTAAACTCTATAGTTAAAAATATAGCTGGTGTCATAAATGCGAATAGTATAATTATATATTGTGCAATTTGAGCATAAGCCATATTCCTCATACCACCAATAAAAGCATAAATTAAAGTTATTCCCATACCTATTAGTAAACCAGTTGTTAAGTCAAGTTGGAAAATTCTTGAGAATATTATTCCAACACCTTTTAATTGTGCTGAAATATATATAAATGATACTAAAACAACTATAAAAATAGATATTAGCTTAATATATTTTGAATAAAACCTTTTTTCTAAAAAATTTGGAATAGATAGGTTTTGTGTTTTTTGTAAATAAGGAATAATAATTATTGAAAGTATAACAATCCCACCAACTAAACCTATAATAAAGGCTATACTCCCATATCCATATGTTAAAAAAGCTCCGCTTAAAGATATAAAAGTAACAGCACTGATAAAATCTACTGCAATAGAAGCTCCACCAAAAATAGGGTTAAAAGAGTTTTTTACAATATAAAAATCTTTTGTAGAACTAGCCTTTGTCCATAAAGCTAAACCAAAATATATTGTAAATGATACTCCTACAAATAAGTAGATTAAAGATTGTAATTCCATTTATTGAATAATCTCATATTTCGTCTCAATCTGAGATATTTTTTTGTTATATATAAAAACTGTAAGAATTGATATGTAAATAGTTAATTGACTAGATATAAAATATCCTAGTTTTGTACCAAAGATTTCTAATTGATTGAAAAAATCAATAAAAATTATTCCAAAACCTAAAGAGAATATAAAAAATGGAATAATAAATTTTAAAATAAGTATAATATTATTTTTAAATAGATCTTGTCTTATTTCTTGATTATACATAACTCTCCTTATAAAATTAGGGAATTATAGTTGTGAATAGTAGCAAAAACATAGCAAAAAGCTAAGTTTTATATTATACTGAGTAGTATCTATCTATTTTATATCCAAGACCACGAATATTTTTTATAAAATCTTCTTTTAACGCTTTTTTAAGCCTTGAAATTTCAGCTCTAATTGTTGGATTATCAATATTTTCAGCATCCCAAACGTCAACTCTAAATCGTTCAAAATCTACAATCATATTTATATTTAAAGCTAAAATATGAATAATCTCTAATTGTTTTTTTGTAAGGTTTTGAGGTTCTCCATTAAAGTATAAAGTTTGTTTATCTTTTGAGTAAGAGTAATTTTCAGAAAATCTAATATGAGAAGTGTTATTTTGCTCTTTTTTTAATATTTGGTTTATTTTAATACCAAGTTCACCTAGATGAAAAGGTTTTTTTAAATATTCTCTAGCCCCTAATTCATATGCTTTTGTAATATCTTCAATATCTACTTGTGCAGATATAAATATTGTTGGAATATGTATTTTTCTTATATTTAATTCATTTAAAAGCTCAAATCCATCTAAAGTTGGAACATTAACATCTAAAATAAGTAAATCATAACCATTTGATATATTGTCCAAAGCAATTTGTCCATCTACAAAACTTTCTACCATATGACCTATATTTTTTAAATATTCATAAATAGTATTGTTTAACATTAATTCATCTTCAAGAAGCAGTATTTTCATTTATTTTAAACCTATAAGTAAATTTTGTCTCTTTTTTGTCTGATAAAATAGATATTGTAACAAAATTCTTGTCACAAATCTCTTTTACAATTTTTAAACCTAATCCAAATCCTCCACGTGAAGAGTTTTCTCTATAAAAGTCTTCAAAAATTTTATCTACATCTTCAATGCTTTTTGAATTAGTTGTTACACTAAACTCTATAACTTCATCATCTATATAGAAAAGTTTTACAAAAATTGGTGAAGAACTAAAAGAATATTTCACAGCATTAGATAGATTGTTATCTATTACTCTTTGAAGTTCAATAGCATTAAACTTGATATATACATCATCTTCAATATTTTTTATAAAATATAATGAGTTTGATTTTACAATTTCATCAAAAAACTCTAATCTTCCTTTTAGAATTTCAGAAAAGTTTAAATACTCTTTTTCATATATTACTCTATCTTTTTTTATTAAATATGATAAATCATCATAAATATATTGAATTATTTTTGAACCAGATTCAATATTTGTTATATAGTTATTTGGAGGAACTTTCATTTTAAGTAAGTCAATGTTTGTTCTTATGATTGTTAAAGGAGTATTTATTTCATGAACAGAATTTTTTATAAATTTTTTTTGTGAATCTACTAAATTTGAAAGTTCTTTTGTTTTCTCTTTAACTTTAAATTCTAAATTTTTATTTAAATCTTCAAGCATTGTAGTTTTAAGTTTAATATTTGTCATAGCATCATTTGCATAGTTTGCTATAACTTTAAATTCTCCAAAAATAATCCTATTTTGATTTATTGGATTACTATTTTGCTCAGATTCTTTAAAATATTTCCCTATCTCTTTTACATCATTTACAATTAAAATAGTTGCATTTTTATAAATAAATATTGAATATAAAATAAGTAAAATTGTTAATGATGTTATTTGTAGAGTATAGTTAGAAATTTTTTTATTATATTCTTCTTCTTTTTGTTTTATTAATCTATCAATTTCATCCAGATATACACCTTTCCCTACAATCCAATTCCATTTAGAATATGATTTTACAAATGAAAGTTTATTTCTTTCTTTATGAATTTCTGGTTTTGACCAAAAATAATCAACAAATCCACCATCAGCATTTTTTGAGGCTTCTATTAATTCTAAAAGAACTTTTTTACCATTAAAATCTTCAAAATTAGAAAAATTTTTACCTATATTTGATTTATCAGTAGTTGCATTATAGATTAAAGTTGCGTTTACATCATAAATAAATATATATTCATTTGGATTATTACTTATAGATATTTTTTCTAGAGCTTTTAAAATATCTTTTTTTATCTCATTGTCAGATTTTTTATATTTATTTTCTTCATAATAGTAATCCATAAATTCTAAAACATAATTTACATAATTTATTAATAAATCTTTTTGATTGTTTGTATAGTCCTCTTTTAAAGTATGAACTTTTTCTTGTAACTCATCATGAGCATTATTAATAATGATAAATGTAAAAAATGATATAAGAATAACTATAAAAAATATACTATATACAATTAAGTGATAAAGACTCTTTGCTTTTAACATTTGCAACCTTATGTAAATAAAGTGTAATGATAACTAGATTTTTATAATAAAGAGTTAAAATTTATTTAAGTGGCGCGGCCGACGAGACTCGAACTCGCGACCTCCTGCGTGACAGGCAGGCATTCTAACCAACTAAACTACGGCCGCACCTAAATAAACAATGGTGGTCGATATAAGACTCGAACTTATGACATCTACCTTGTAAGGGTAGCGCTCTACCAACTGAGCTAATCGACCAAAAGAAGGGGATTTAATGTTGTACAATTGACCTTGGTGACCCCTAGGGGATTCGAACCCCTGTGGCATGGATGAAAACCATGAATCCTAACCGTTAGATGAAGGGGCCAAGTTATACAACAATAAAAAGTGGTGACCCGTGATGGATTCGAACCATCGGCCTCCTCATTAAAAGTGAGATGCTCTACCGGCTGAGCTAACGAGTCAAAAGTAAAAAATATTTAAGTGGCGCGGCCGACGAGACTCGAACTCGCGACCTCCTGCGTGACAGGCAGGCATTCTAACCAACTAAACTACGGCCGCACCTAAATAAACAATGGTGGTCGATATAAGACTCGAACTTATGACATCTACCTTGTAAGGGTAGCGCTCTACCAACTGAGCTAATCGACCATTTAAAGTTACATATTTGACCTTGGTGACCCCTAGGGGATTCGAACCCCTGTGGCATGGATGAAAACCATGAATCCTAACCGTTAGATGAAGGGGCCAAGTATGTAACAATAAAAAAATGGTGACCCGTGATGGATTCGAACCATCGGCCTCCTCATTAAAAGTGAGATGCTCTACCGGCTGAGCTAACGAGTCATTATAAATATTTTTTAAGTGTTCTACTTAAAATGGACTGGAATTATAGTGCAATTTATTTTAATTGTCAAGAGTTTTTTTGATAAATTTTAAAATTTGTTTTAAAGCTGTTTTCGCAGCTTGCTCTTGTACTTCTTCTCTTGAACCTTTGAAGTTATAAATTTTTATTTTTTTTAAGCCTTTATTGTTGGAAATCCCAATAACTACCATACCTACAGGTTTATTTTTTGTTCCACCTGTTGGACCTGCTACTCCAGATATTGCAATAGCAAATGAGGCATCAAATTTCTTAATTGCACCATAAAGCATCTCTTCAACAACCTCAATACTGACTGCTCCGAAATTATTTAAAGTTTTAGATTTTACACCTAACTCTTTTTCTTTAATGTAATTTGAGTAGCTAATAATACTTCCATTAAAAATATCAGAAGAACCAGATATTTTTGTAATTAAACTAGCAACCAATCCTCCAGTACAAGATTCAGCAGCAGTAATTGTATTTTGTGATTTTCTTAAGAGTTGTTGTAGAAAAATCATATCTTTTTTTGAGAATATTTTTGCCATAAAAAGCCTTTAAAAAGGGCTTTAAGCCCTTTTAATATTATTGTTCTGTAAAGTCAGATAAGAATTGGTCTTGGTAAAAAGTTTTTCCTAAGTATTTACAAACTTCTTTTATATCTCTTTCTGCATTTCCTAGACAAGAAGTTGCCCCTGGAGATGGTGTCATATTAAAAATAATTCCATTCCCTGGATTTATAGAAGCCTCTCCAAGCATTAATTTTTTCTCCTCTTTATTTAGAACTTGTGGTCTTACTCCACCAAATCCTTTTGCATATTCAATATCTTCTACACTTAAAGAAGGAACAATTTTTTGAGCATCTTTTACAAATAATTTTTTATTTATACCAGGTACTTCAAATAAAAAGTTTTTAAATATATAGTTTCTAATATCACTATCTTTTAATAAATCCCAGAAAATTTTTACAATATTTCCATCAAAATTCATAGTTTTTAAACATTGGAAGAAAGATTTTCCACCTTTATATCTTTCTAATACTAATAGTGCGAGTGCTGTTGGTCCAAATCTTGTTTTACCTTCGCATAAAATATCTGGATCTCCATGAAGTGCAGCAAATGGTAGTTTATCATTTTGTACCATATAAACTTTTCCATTTAAATATGTACCATTAGTAATATAAAACGAACCAGCCATAGATAAAGAACCCATATGTTTTCCATATCCCATTTTATGAGCTAAATATAATGAGTGAGCTCCAGCATTTACAACAACAAAATCTGCTGTATAAACTGTACCATTTGTTGTTGTTACTTTAAATTTATCACCAATTTTTTCAACTTCATCAACTTCAGAATTAAAATATACATCAGTTATTTTTTCACTATTTGCATTTTGAGCAGCTTTTACAAGTTCTTTTGTCATAGCTCCAAAATCAACTGTTGTATATTGGTCACTTGTTCCCATAGCAACTATAGGTTCTGGTCTATCTTTAGTTCTTTCTTTATCTGCATACACTAAAAGAGGTTCTTTCTCTCTTAAAGCTTCTTTATCCCATAGTTCTAGATAAGGGAAAATTTCTTTAAATTGGTTATATCTATTTGTTATAAATTCTACTTCTTTTTCACCAACGCCTAACGCCATTTTTTGGTGTTTAAACATAATTTTATCTTGTAAATCATACATAAGATTGAATTTTTCAATCATTTTAGCTGTTCTTTTAGTTATTTTTGCTTTATCAAAAGTATAGTTTGTCTCAATATCCCCAACGTGAATAGTTTGAGAGTTACTTGTTCCTTTAGAGTTCAAAGTTGCAAGATTATCATACTTTTCTAATAAACAGATACTATTTACATCAGAATATTTTGCTAGCTCAAAGAATAAAGCTGCACCAGAAATTCCACCACCAACAACAATTACTTCATAGTGTTTTGCACTCATTTTTCCTATCCTATCTTTTTTTGTCAAAATTTTGAGATGATTCTATCATATAATATTTTTATTTTAGATAAATATTATTCCAAAATTTTTATATATTTGTAAACTAATTGTTAATTATTAAATATTATATTAAATATATTTAGATACAATCTATGATTTAATAAAGAAGAAATTTAGAATAAGTAAGGTGTTATATTATGGATTACAAAGATAGTTTATTGCTTCCAAAAACAGATTTTCCAATGAGAGGGAATCTTCCACAAAATGAGCCACTAAGATATGTTAAGTGGGATGAAAACAATGTTTATGAAAAAATGAAACATAATAGGGTAGGATGTGAGTCATTCACTCTTCATGATGGTCCTCCTTATGCAAATGGAAATATTCATATTGGACATGCATTAAATAAAATTTTAAAAGACATTATTAACAAATTTCATTACTTTGAAGGAAAATCTATAAGATATGTTCCAGGTTGGGACTGTCATGGGCTTCCAATCGAGCAAAAAGTTGAAGAAAAAATTGGAAGTGAAAAGAAAAAAGAGCTTCCAAAATCAAAACTTAGACAGTTATGTCGAGATCATGCTACAAAATTTGTGGATATACAAAAAGATGAGTTTAAAAAACTTGGAGTTATTGGAGATTGGGAAAATCCATACTTAACAATGGATTTTAAATTTGAGGCAAATATTTATAGAGAACTTTGTGCTATTGCAAAACAAGGATTACTAGTTCAAAGAAGCAAACCAGTTTACTGGTCTTGGGCGGCACAGACTGCTTTAGCTGAAGCAGAAGTTGAGTATGAAGATAAAACTTCACCATCTATTTATGTAGCATTTAAACATCAAAATATTGATGCTAGTTTGATTATTTGGACAACAACACCTTGGACACTTCCCGCTAATCAAGCAATTGCAATAAATCCAGAAGAAGAATATGTAAAAACAAGTGATAAATTTATAGTTGCAAAGAAATTATATCATTCTTTAATAGAACAAGAAGTAATTAAAGGTGAAATAGTTGAAACTATAAATATAAAAGAATTAGAAAATACAAAGGCTACAAATCCACTAAATGGCAGAAATTCTATAATTATTTTTGGAGATCATGTTGAAATGAGTGCAGGAAGTGGTGCAGTTCATACAGCCCCTGGACATGGGGAAGATGACTATAAAGTATCACTTAAATATGGTATTGAAGTAATTATGCCTGTTGATGCTTTTGGAAAATATGATGAAACTATTGTAAGAGAAAAATTATTTAAAGATACAGATAAATATTTAGGGCTTCATGTATTTAAAGCAAATGAATTGATTTTAGAAGAACTTGGAAGTGCTTTGTTAAAAAGAACTGATATAAGACACTCATATCCACATTGCTGGAGAACACATACTCCAATTATATTTAGAGCAACAAAACAATGGTTTATCTCAATAGATGATAAATATGGGAATAAAAACAAAACTTTAAGAGAAAATGCACTTGAAGTTATAAACAATATAAAATTTTACCCAGAATGGGGAAAAAATAGGTTAAAAGCAATGCTTGAGGGAAGACCTGACTGGTGTATATCAAGACAGAGAGATTGGGGAGTTCCAATAGCATTTTTTAGAAATAAAAAAACAGATGAAATTATATTTGATGAGAAAGTACTAAATTATACAGCTATGATTTTTGAGCAAAAAGGTTGTGATGCTTGGTATGATTTAGAAATTTCAGAACTTTTATATCCAGGAAGTGGATTAAATCCTGAAGATTTAGAAAAAACTTTGGATATTTTAGATGTTTGGTTTGATAGTGGAAGTACACAAAATGCAGTTTTAAGAAGTCGAAACTATGATGCTGGAACTTTTCCTGCTGATATGTATCTTGAAGGAAGTGACCAACATAGAGGTTGGTTTCAATCTTCACTTTTAACAACTTTAGCTTCAAGTGAAGTAGCACCTTATAAATCAATTTTAACTCATGGTTTTACTGTTGATGAAAAAGGTGAGAAAATGAGTAAATCTAAAGGAAATGTTGTTGCTCCTGATAAAGTTTTAAAAGAATATGGAAGTGAAATTTTAAGACTTTGGGTTGCAATGAGTGATTATCAAAGTGATTTAAAAATTTCTGATAATATCTTAAAGCAAAATGGTGAACTTTATAGAAAGATAAGAAATACAGCTAGATTTTTATTAGCAAATATAGATGGTTTAGAAAAAATTGTTGATATTTCAGAAATGGGAATTTTAGATAAGTGGATTTTAAATAAAGCTAAAAAAGTTTTTGATGAGATTGAAGTATCTTTTAATACATATGAGTTCTCAAAAGGTTTAAATAAATTAAATAATTTTTTAGTAGTAGATTTATCTGGAATATATCTTGATGTTTGTAAAGATAGATTATATTGTGATGATAAGAATGATATCCATAGAACTGCAAGTCAAAGTGCTATGGCGTTAATTGCTAAAAAACTTATCTCAACTATGGCTTGTATTTTAACTTACACTATGGATGAACTTTTAGAGTATGCACCAGCAATTATAAAAGAGGATTCTAAAGATATCTTTGATTTTAAAAAGTTTGAATTACCAGAAGTCGATTCAAATATAAATGAAGAATTCTTTTTAGAAGCAAAAGAGAAATTTTCAGAAATAAAAGATGCTTTAAGTAAAGAAAAAGTTATAAAATCTACTTTAGAATTAGAGATATCTACAAATTCTAAAGAGTTTATAGCTTTAGATGAAGTTGAAGCAAGTGATTGGTTCTTAGTTAGTAAATTATCTAACAAAGAAGTAACTGAAATTTTAGGAAGCTTTAAAATAGAAGATAGTGAGTTTAAAATTTTTAAAGCAACAGCGCATAAATGTCCTAGATGTTGGAAATTTACAGCAAGTGCTGAAGAAACTCTTTGCCAAAGATGTGAAGAAGTATTAAAATAGGAATAAGATGTTTCAAGAAGAAGTTACAGTAAACTTTATATTTCAAACAATAGCTGTTATTTTAGTTCTAACAGCTATTGGTATATATTTAGTAAATAAGAAGAAAAAAAAAGGAGATTAATATGTTTCCATTTACAGATGAAGATTTAAAAGAACCTGTAAAAAATATAGTTGAGAAAAAAATATCTCCAATGTTGGCATCTGATGGTGGAGCAATAGAATTATTAGCTATAAAAAATGCAAAAGTATATATTCAACTTAAAGGTGCTTGCGTTGGCTGTAATGCAAGTGGAAGTACCTTAAAATATGTTGTTGAAAAAGAGTTAAAAAGTGCAATACATCCAGATTTAAAAATAATAAATGTCCCAATAGGACAAGAAAATTATTTAGAGGATTAAAAAATGGTAAATGAGAGTAGATTATTAGATGATGCAAACTCTTTGTTTATTCAAAGAAGGTTTGACGAAGCTTTATTTTTGTACTCTTTATTAACTTCACATTTCCCAGAAAATAAAGAGTATAAACTTTATCCTATATTTTGTGATATAGCTTTAGAAGATGAAAATAAAGCTATTGCTTTATTTGATTATTTTTCAATTATGAAAGTCAATAATTTAGATGAAGCAATAAAATATGTAGAAGATATGATAAATGCTTATGATGGTGATATTGAGAAAATGATGAACTTATTAAAAGATTTTAATAATTCAGCAGTTGATTCACTTGAAGCAATAAAATATGAAGATTTTAAAAATTTAGTAGAAGAAAGAGGTTCATTTAAAATTGCTTTTGAAGATATTATGTTTTCAACAAAAGTTGCAATTGAAACAAAAGAAGATTTTTATGATTTTATTACAAAGCTTATAGATAATGGTTTTAGTAGTACGGCATATAATTATTTAGAAGGTTTTAATGAATATTTTACGTATGATAAAGAGATTTTAAAGCTATATGAAAAACTAGAAGAGAAGAAAAATGAAACTAATCATAAACGATAAACTTTTTACAGACAATACAGCAGAACTTGAAAAAGATTCTATTTTTGTGATATCAAAACAAAATACTCAATATAAAGATATTGCTATTAATGGTGGATTTAAAACTATTTTAGCAGAAGAATTAAAAAATTATATGGATATGAGTTCAATAAAAGTTATAGGAATAACAGGGACAAATGGGAAAACAACAACAGCTACAACTATATATAATATTTTATTGAGCTTGGGATATAAAGTAGCTTTACAAGGTACAAGAGGATTTTTTATCAATGAAATTCAAGTTGAAGAATACTCTTTGACAACACCAGTACAACTTGGAAATTTTGCAAATATTCAGAAAGCCATTCAAAATGATTGTGAATTTTTTATTATGGAAGTAAGTTCTCATGCAATAGAACAAAAAAGAGTTCAAGGACTAGATTTTGCTTTAAAAATACATACAAATATCACAAGGGACCATCTTGATTATCATAAAACTATAGAAGAGTATATAAGAATAAAAAATCTTTTTTTAAGTGATGAAAGCAAAAAACTTGTAAATATAGATGATAAAGTTGTAAAATATAATCCTATAAATGCATTTACATACTCTTTGGAAAACAGTTCTGATTATAAAGTTAATAAATATAAATTTGAAGATGGTATGAAAGTTGAGTTTTTAT
Proteins encoded in this window:
- a CDS encoding UDP-N-acetylmuramoyl-L-alanyl-D-glutamate--2,6-diaminopimelate ligase, translated to MKLIINDKLFTDNTAELEKDSIFVISKQNTQYKDIAINGGFKTILAEELKNYMDMSSIKVIGITGTNGKTTTATTIYNILLSLGYKVALQGTRGFFINEIQVEEYSLTTPVQLGNFANIQKAIQNDCEFFIMEVSSHAIEQKRVQGLDFALKIHTNITRDHLDYHKTIEEYIRIKNLFLSDESKKLVNIDDKVVKYNPINAFTYSLENSSDYKVNKYKFEDGMKVEFLYKNKNYAFFSKMMGIFNIYNLIASISAVHILTNRNLEDICKILKNFGSVSGRVEVVSLKPLVIVDFAHTPDGMEEVLKSFPNKEIICVFGAGGNRDSAKRPLMGQVAQKYSKYIIVTSDNPRFEEPKAIIEDILAGIDDKSNVLVEENRVEALSKAIEMTNSNSVVLVLGKGDESTQIIGDKKNHFSDKEEILKILKNI